One Deinococcus aestuarii DNA segment encodes these proteins:
- a CDS encoding NADH:flavin oxidoreductase/NADH oxidase produces MTQPGATLTTPASGTPPLLFTPLKLRSLTLQNRAVVSPMCMYSAQGGLANDFHLAHLGQFALGGAGLIFTEATAVSPEGRISPEDLGLWTDEQIVPLGHITDFVHRYGALIGVQLAHAGRKASTYAPWRGRGAVPTEAGGWPVLGPGDEGYNEVFPHPTAMTVDDIRRVTADFAAAARRAQMAGFDAAEIHAAHGYLLHQFLSPLANTRTDEYGGSFENRTRFLLEVVRAVRAAWPMHLPLFVRVSATDWAPGGWDVDQTVALAGLLRFEGVDVLDVSSGGLTPAQQITPGPLYQAPFAARVRREVPDLLTMAVGMIDTPAQAEQVLAEGMADLTAVARAFLRDPHWPQRAAREFGLTPALPDVYARAGW; encoded by the coding sequence ATGACCCAGCCCGGCGCCACGCTGACCACCCCCGCGAGCGGGACCCCGCCTCTGCTGTTCACGCCGCTCAAACTCCGCAGCCTGACCCTGCAAAACCGCGCGGTCGTCTCGCCGATGTGCATGTACAGCGCGCAGGGCGGGCTGGCGAACGACTTCCACCTCGCCCACCTCGGGCAGTTCGCGCTCGGCGGGGCGGGGCTGATCTTCACCGAGGCGACCGCCGTCTCCCCGGAGGGCCGCATCAGCCCGGAAGACCTCGGCCTGTGGACCGACGAGCAGATCGTCCCGCTGGGGCACATCACCGACTTCGTGCACCGGTACGGCGCTTTGATCGGCGTGCAGCTCGCCCACGCGGGCCGCAAGGCGAGCACCTACGCCCCCTGGCGCGGGCGGGGCGCGGTGCCCACCGAGGCGGGGGGCTGGCCGGTCCTCGGGCCGGGCGACGAGGGGTACAACGAAGTCTTCCCGCACCCGACCGCCATGACGGTGGACGATATCCGCCGGGTGACCGCCGACTTCGCCGCCGCCGCCCGCCGCGCGCAGATGGCGGGGTTCGACGCCGCCGAGATCCACGCCGCGCACGGTTACCTCCTCCACCAGTTCCTCTCGCCGCTCGCCAACACGCGCACCGACGAGTACGGCGGCTCCTTCGAGAACCGCACCCGTTTCCTGCTGGAGGTCGTCCGGGCCGTGCGGGCGGCGTGGCCGATGCACCTGCCCCTCTTCGTACGCGTCAGCGCGACCGACTGGGCGCCCGGCGGCTGGGACGTGGACCAGACCGTCGCCCTCGCGGGCCTGCTCCGCTTCGAGGGGGTGGACGTGCTCGACGTGAGCAGCGGCGGCCTGACGCCAGCGCAGCAGATCACCCCCGGCCCGCTCTATCAGGCCCCCTTCGCCGCCCGCGTGAGGCGCGAGGTCCCCGACCTGCTCACGATGGCGGTCGGCATGATCGATACCCCCGCCCAGGCCGAGCAGGTGCTCGCGGAAGGGATGGCCGACCTCACCGCCGTCGCCCGCGCCTTCCTGCGCGACCCCCACTGGCCGCAGCGGGCCGCCCGCGAGTTCGGCCTCACGCCCGCCCTGCCGGACGTGTACGCGCGGGCCGGGTGGTAG
- a CDS encoding XdhC family protein, giving the protein MSPEFSSRSGHFARIAALETAGQSFVTATVVMRRAPVSSHLGDRAIIHPDGRMEGFVGGACSREIVRKHALLALDLGQPRLVMIRPDASEFPAAGVSETEVVVPMTCASEGSVNVYLEPHLPTRTLLVVGLTPVAELVARLGETVGERVWRVVTAEERRDLEPGAQGPTLEELGAALEALPAPLRAGLSAVVASQGHYDELALEALLRAGVGSVSLLASRRRAASVVELLHLQGLGPEQTGRIRAPAGLDLGARTPGEVAVSILAGLIAERRGGRRDVEAQSAGATPPAPARAPQVGEPSASGPGDSPEFAVSPVDGERVRIAGALHFADHEGTRYYFSCPNCKRRFLKEPERYLRAPAPEA; this is encoded by the coding sequence ATGTCCCCTGAGTTCTCGTCCCGCTCCGGCCATTTCGCGCGCATCGCGGCGCTGGAGACGGCGGGACAAAGCTTCGTGACGGCCACGGTGGTTATGCGCCGGGCCCCGGTGTCCTCGCACCTGGGAGACCGGGCGATCATCCATCCGGATGGCCGGATGGAGGGCTTCGTCGGCGGCGCCTGTTCGCGGGAGATCGTCCGGAAACACGCGCTGCTGGCCCTGGACCTCGGGCAACCCCGGCTGGTGATGATCCGCCCCGACGCCTCGGAGTTTCCGGCTGCCGGGGTGAGCGAGACCGAGGTCGTCGTGCCCATGACCTGCGCCTCTGAGGGCTCGGTGAACGTGTACCTCGAACCCCACCTGCCCACCCGGACCCTGCTGGTGGTGGGCCTGACCCCGGTGGCCGAGCTGGTGGCGCGGCTGGGGGAGACGGTGGGCGAGCGGGTGTGGCGGGTGGTCACCGCTGAGGAACGCCGCGATCTGGAGCCCGGCGCGCAGGGACCCACGCTGGAGGAGCTGGGCGCCGCCCTGGAGGCCCTGCCCGCCCCGCTGCGCGCCGGGCTGTCCGCCGTCGTCGCCTCCCAGGGGCACTACGACGAGCTGGCGCTGGAGGCGCTGCTGCGCGCGGGCGTGGGCTCGGTCTCGCTGCTGGCGAGCCGCCGCCGGGCCGCGAGCGTGGTGGAGTTGCTGCACCTCCAGGGCCTCGGCCCCGAGCAGACGGGCCGCATTCGTGCCCCGGCCGGTCTGGACCTGGGGGCCCGCACGCCGGGCGAGGTCGCCGTGTCTATCCTGGCGGGGCTGATCGCGGAGCGCCGGGGCGGGCGGCGTGACGTGGAGGCCCAGTCGGCCGGGGCCACGCCCCCAGCTCCGGCCCGGGCGCCCCAGGTCGGCGAACCGTCCGCGTCCGGGCCGGGGGACAGCCCGGAGTTCGCCGTCAGCCCGGTGGACGGCGAGCGGGTGCGGATCGCGGGGGCGCTGCACTTCGCCGACCACGAGGGCACGCGCTACTACTTCAGTTGCCCCAACTGCAAGCGCCGCTTCCTCAAGGAGCCCGAGCGGTACCTGAGGGCCCCCGCGCCCGAGGCCTGA
- a CDS encoding aerobic carbon-monoxide dehydrogenase large subunit, with translation MGIPDTTPEKHAIGKSMKRREDPRFLQGKGRYLDDINLPGQLYMALVHSPYPHANILNIDSTEAMKVPGAVAVVTAKELNAHGVGRLPTFHGFDTQMVLADGKVLYQHQEVAAVFAETREAAYDAAELVEVEYEPLPAVVDPYHARTDEVIIRADREAQTNHIFEWEVGQEEEADRALAESAHVVRQHIKYQRVHAAPLETCGCIAEFDVMGRLNFYVTSQAPHVYRTALFLVTGIPEDKIRVIAPDIGGGFGNKVPVYPGYVCAIAGALVIGRPVKWIETRTENLSSSFARDYHMDIELGADAEGKITALKVNTVADHGAFDAAADPSKYPAGMFGIITGSYDVPQAYAKVDAYYTNKMPGGIAYRCSFRVTEAAYCIERAMDILADDLGMDPVELRRKNFLRPEQFPYASPLSFTYDSGDYEKTLDVALEKIGYADLLKEQAEKRARGELMGIGLSSFTEVTGAGPSKQFDILGIKMFDGAEIRIHPSGSGIIRTGSKSQGQGHETTWAQIVAEELGLDPQNFLVEEGDTDTSPYGLGTYASRSTPVAGGALALAARKIRDKARKIAAHLLEADEQDVEWKNYKFQVMGAPSQSVTMQQVAFAAYTNPGDNEPGLEATLYYDPPNMVFPHGTYVAVVDVDRETGEVKVRRFLAVDDCGTVINPMIVEGQIHGGLAEGFAIAFMQEIPYDEYGNNLATNFTEYLIPTSLETPKWETGSTVTPSPHHPIGAKSIGESPNVGSPAAFVNAVIDALSPLGVRHLDMPLTREKVWSAIREAEGQPV, from the coding sequence ATGGGCATTCCCGACACCACCCCCGAAAAGCACGCCATCGGCAAGTCCATGAAGCGCCGCGAGGACCCGCGCTTCCTCCAGGGCAAGGGCCGTTACCTCGACGACATCAACCTCCCGGGCCAGCTCTACATGGCGCTCGTGCACAGCCCCTACCCGCACGCCAACATCCTGAACATCGACTCCACGGAGGCCATGAAGGTGCCCGGCGCGGTCGCCGTCGTCACCGCCAAGGAGCTCAACGCCCACGGGGTCGGGCGCCTGCCGACCTTCCACGGCTTCGACACCCAGATGGTGCTCGCCGACGGCAAGGTTCTCTACCAGCACCAGGAGGTCGCCGCCGTCTTCGCCGAGACGAGGGAGGCCGCCTACGACGCCGCCGAACTCGTGGAGGTCGAGTACGAGCCGCTGCCCGCCGTGGTGGACCCCTACCACGCCAGGACCGACGAGGTGATCATCCGCGCCGACCGCGAGGCGCAGACGAACCACATCTTCGAGTGGGAGGTCGGGCAGGAGGAGGAGGCCGACCGTGCCCTCGCGGAAAGTGCCCACGTCGTCCGCCAGCACATCAAGTACCAGCGGGTCCACGCCGCGCCGCTGGAGACCTGCGGCTGCATCGCCGAGTTCGACGTGATGGGGCGGCTGAACTTCTACGTCACCTCGCAGGCGCCGCACGTGTACCGCACGGCCCTCTTCCTCGTCACCGGCATCCCTGAGGACAAGATCCGGGTGATCGCCCCCGACATCGGCGGCGGTTTCGGCAACAAGGTGCCCGTGTACCCCGGCTACGTCTGCGCCATCGCGGGGGCGCTGGTGATCGGGCGGCCCGTGAAGTGGATCGAGACGCGCACCGAGAACCTCTCTTCGTCCTTCGCCCGCGACTACCACATGGACATCGAACTCGGGGCCGACGCCGAGGGCAAGATCACCGCCCTGAAGGTGAACACGGTGGCCGACCACGGGGCCTTCGACGCCGCCGCCGACCCCAGCAAGTACCCGGCGGGCATGTTCGGCATCATCACCGGGTCGTACGACGTGCCGCAGGCCTACGCGAAGGTAGACGCCTACTACACGAACAAGATGCCCGGCGGCATCGCCTACCGCTGCTCCTTCCGCGTGACGGAGGCCGCCTACTGCATCGAGCGCGCGATGGACATCTTGGCCGACGACCTCGGCATGGACCCGGTGGAGCTGCGCCGAAAAAACTTCCTGCGGCCCGAGCAGTTCCCCTACGCCTCGCCCCTGAGCTTCACCTACGACAGCGGCGACTACGAGAAGACGCTCGACGTGGCGCTCGAAAAGATCGGGTACGCCGACCTCCTGAAAGAGCAGGCCGAGAAGCGGGCGCGCGGCGAACTCATGGGCATCGGCCTCAGCTCCTTCACGGAGGTGACGGGGGCGGGGCCGTCGAAGCAGTTCGACATCCTGGGCATCAAGATGTTCGACGGCGCCGAAATCCGCATTCACCCCAGCGGCTCGGGCATCATCCGCACGGGCAGCAAGTCGCAGGGCCAGGGGCACGAGACGACCTGGGCGCAGATCGTGGCCGAGGAGCTGGGCCTCGACCCCCAGAACTTCCTGGTGGAGGAGGGCGACACCGACACCTCGCCCTACGGTCTGGGCACCTACGCCAGCCGCTCCACGCCGGTCGCGGGCGGCGCGCTCGCCCTGGCGGCCCGCAAGATCCGGGACAAGGCGAGGAAGATCGCCGCGCACCTGCTCGAAGCCGACGAGCAAGACGTGGAGTGGAAGAACTACAAGTTTCAGGTCATGGGCGCCCCCAGCCAGTCGGTGACGATGCAGCAGGTCGCCTTCGCCGCCTACACCAACCCCGGCGACAACGAGCCCGGTCTGGAGGCGACCCTCTACTACGACCCGCCCAACATGGTCTTTCCGCACGGCACCTACGTCGCGGTGGTGGACGTGGACCGCGAGACGGGCGAGGTGAAGGTGCGGCGCTTCCTCGCGGTAGACGACTGCGGCACGGTCATCAACCCGATGATCGTGGAGGGCCAGATTCACGGCGGGCTGGCGGAGGGCTTCGCCATCGCCTTCATGCAGGAGATTCCCTACGACGAGTACGGCAACAACCTCGCCACCAACTTCACCGAGTACCTGATTCCCACGTCGCTGGAGACCCCGAAGTGGGAGACGGGCAGCACCGTCACCCCCAGCCCCCACCACCCCATCGGCGCCAAGAGCATCGGCGAGAGCCCCAACGTCGGCTCGCCCGCCGCCTTCGTCAACGCGGTGATCGACGCCCTCTCGCCCCTGGGCGTGCGCCACCTCGACATGCCGCTCACCCGCGAGAAGGTGTGGAGCGCCATCCGCGAGGCGGAGGGTCAGCCGGTCTGA
- a CDS encoding (2Fe-2S)-binding protein, producing MTTPPSKLPVSMTVNGRPVTGYVEPRTLLAHFIREQAGLTGTHVGCDSSSCGCCVVLMDGAPVKSCTVFAPMAEGHSIQTVEGLAQGGQLHPIQQAFSDQHGLQCGYCTPGMMMTSLALLSRNPDPSEHEIREGLSGNLCRCTGYNNIVKAVQQAAGAMAASASTAADD from the coding sequence ATGACCACCCCCCCCTCCAAGCTTCCCGTCTCCATGACCGTCAACGGTCGCCCCGTCACGGGCTACGTCGAGCCCCGCACCCTGCTCGCCCACTTCATCCGCGAGCAGGCGGGCCTGACGGGCACCCACGTCGGCTGCGACTCGTCGAGCTGCGGCTGCTGCGTGGTGCTGATGGACGGCGCCCCCGTCAAGTCCTGCACGGTGTTCGCCCCGATGGCGGAGGGCCACTCCATCCAGACGGTCGAGGGGCTGGCGCAGGGCGGGCAGCTCCACCCCATCCAGCAGGCCTTCTCCGACCAGCACGGCCTGCAATGCGGCTACTGCACCCCGGGGATGATGATGACCAGCCTCGCCCTGCTCTCCCGCAACCCCGACCCCAGCGAGCACGAGATCCGGGAGGGCCTGTCGGGCAACCTGTGCCGCTGCACGGGCTACAACAACATCGTCAAGGCCGTGCAGCAGGCGGCGGGGGCGATGGCGGCGAGCGCGAGCACGGCGGCGGACGACTGA
- a CDS encoding FAD binding domain-containing protein gives MFPVNFEYRRAHSAQEALAALQEHGGEARVLAGGQSLIPAMRYRLARPAVLVDINPVREFDFLREEGGQLRIGATLRDAALEFTPWVGERYSLLADVSRVVADPVVRHLGTVVGSVCHNDPAGDWTSAALAARATMLVHGADGEREVPIDDFLVDAYTTAVQDGELAVELRIPTPGARTRGSYQKIERKVGDYATAAAAVQLSLNEDGTVREAGVAITAAGSTALRVAQAEAMLRGQRPTLELLQAAAAEASTLASPMADARGSVAYKKDMARVLVLRGLKQSLSRLGVPA, from the coding sequence ATGTTTCCAGTCAACTTCGAGTACAGACGGGCTCACTCGGCCCAGGAGGCGTTGGCGGCCCTCCAGGAGCACGGCGGGGAGGCGCGGGTTCTGGCGGGCGGCCAGAGCCTGATCCCGGCGATGCGCTACCGGCTGGCGCGTCCCGCCGTCTTGGTGGACATCAACCCGGTGCGCGAGTTCGACTTCCTGCGTGAGGAAGGCGGCCAGCTCCGCATCGGCGCGACCCTGCGGGACGCCGCGCTGGAATTCACCCCCTGGGTGGGCGAACGCTACAGCCTCCTCGCCGACGTGTCGCGGGTGGTGGCCGATCCGGTCGTGCGGCACCTGGGCACCGTCGTGGGCAGCGTGTGCCACAACGACCCCGCCGGGGACTGGACGAGTGCGGCGCTCGCCGCCCGCGCGACCATGCTCGTCCACGGCGCGGACGGCGAGCGCGAGGTGCCGATAGACGATTTTCTGGTGGACGCCTACACGACCGCCGTGCAGGACGGGGAACTGGCCGTCGAACTCCGCATTCCCACCCCGGGCGCCCGCACCCGGGGCTCCTACCAGAAGATCGAGCGCAAGGTCGGCGACTACGCGACCGCCGCCGCCGCCGTGCAGCTCAGCCTGAACGAGGACGGCACCGTGCGCGAGGCGGGCGTAGCGATCACGGCGGCGGGCAGCACCGCCCTGCGGGTCGCCCAGGCCGAGGCGATGCTGCGCGGCCAGCGCCCCACCCTGGAGCTGCTCCAGGCCGCCGCCGCCGAGGCCTCCACCCTCGCCTCCCCGATGGCGGACGCCCGCGGCAGCGTCGCCTACAAGAAAGACATGGCCCGCGTCCTCGTGCTGCGCGGCCTCAAACAGTCCCTCTCGCGCCTGGGAGTCCCCGCATGA
- a CDS encoding ABC transporter permease yields the protein MTRYLRLIRIFTGATLAAQLEYRANFVGAVLASLGEVGVALLGIAVLFGQPGTTSVGGWSFHEALLVVGLFTLTEGFISVFIQPNLSKIAEAVRTGSMDFTLLKPIDAQFGVSTRYMNVLRVTDLLIGLGLTIYAASHLTVTPLGVLGAAALYVSALVIVYCIWLVLSTTAFWFVKTQNVTELFNGVFGAARFPVTAFPLPVRAFLTFVVPVAFITTVPAQALTGELTPALALASPLVAAAFFVGARLFWLRAVGSYTSASS from the coding sequence ATGACCCGCTACCTCCGCCTCATCCGCATCTTCACGGGGGCGACCCTCGCCGCGCAGCTCGAATATCGGGCGAACTTCGTGGGGGCCGTGCTCGCCTCGCTGGGCGAAGTGGGCGTGGCCCTGCTCGGCATCGCGGTGCTGTTCGGGCAGCCGGGCACGACCTCGGTGGGCGGCTGGTCCTTCCACGAGGCGCTGCTCGTCGTGGGGCTCTTCACCTTGACGGAAGGCTTCATCAGCGTCTTCATCCAGCCCAACCTCTCCAAGATCGCCGAGGCGGTGCGCACGGGCAGCATGGACTTCACCCTCCTCAAGCCCATCGACGCGCAGTTCGGGGTGAGCACGCGCTACATGAACGTCCTGCGGGTGACCGACCTCCTGATCGGCCTGGGGCTGACGATCTACGCCGCCTCGCACCTGACCGTGACGCCCCTCGGGGTGCTGGGGGCCGCTGCCCTGTACGTCTCCGCGCTCGTGATCGTGTACTGCATCTGGCTGGTGCTCTCCACGACCGCCTTCTGGTTCGTGAAGACGCAAAACGTCACCGAACTCTTTAACGGCGTCTTCGGCGCGGCCCGCTTCCCGGTCACGGCCTTCCCGCTGCCCGTCCGCGCCTTTCTCACCTTCGTCGTGCCCGTCGCCTTCATCACGACGGTGCCCGCGCAGGCCTTGACCGGCGAGCTGACGCCCGCCCTCGCCCTCGCCTCGCCGCTGGTCGCCGCCGCGTTCTTCGTCGGCGCGCGGCTCTTCTGGCTCAGGGCGGTGGGGAGCTACACGAGCGCGAGCAGTTGA
- a CDS encoding ABC transporter permease yields MTATWRKVRTLFATQFAEMTEFRAEIVIWMLSGTLSLVMMLVWMAQAGAAPGGQIGGYSPAEFATYFLSTWLISQLMVVWVSWELDLDIRQGTLSPKLLRPLDPLWMWYASHLAERVVRFPLLLGLVALFAWLAGARFTTDPTAYLAALGLAFLGFCARFLWEYTIGLLAFWTESSTSFQEVVWLVYAALGGMFAPLAFYPEWVQRVAVWTPFPYMLGLPAQLLAGKATLGDAGRGALVLTAWLVVFWSLRLLVWRRGLRKYGAVGA; encoded by the coding sequence ATGACCGCCACCTGGCGCAAGGTCCGCACCCTCTTCGCCACCCAGTTCGCCGAGATGACCGAGTTCCGCGCCGAGATCGTCATCTGGATGCTCTCGGGGACCCTGAGCCTGGTGATGATGCTCGTCTGGATGGCGCAGGCGGGGGCGGCTCCGGGCGGGCAGATCGGCGGGTACAGCCCCGCCGAGTTCGCCACCTACTTCCTCTCGACGTGGCTGATCTCGCAACTGATGGTCGTGTGGGTCTCCTGGGAACTCGACCTCGACATCCGGCAGGGCACCCTCTCGCCCAAGCTGCTGCGCCCGCTCGACCCCCTCTGGATGTGGTACGCCAGCCACCTCGCCGAGCGGGTGGTGCGTTTTCCCCTGCTGCTCGGCCTCGTCGCCCTCTTCGCGTGGCTCGCCGGGGCCCGCTTCACGACCGACCCCACCGCCTACCTCGCTGCCCTGGGGCTCGCCTTCCTGGGCTTTTGCGCCCGCTTCCTGTGGGAATACACCATCGGGCTGCTCGCCTTCTGGACCGAATCGAGCACCAGTTTTCAGGAGGTCGTGTGGCTCGTGTACGCCGCGCTCGGCGGGATGTTCGCCCCGCTCGCCTTCTACCCCGAGTGGGTGCAGCGGGTGGCGGTGTGGACCCCCTTCCCCTACATGCTCGGTCTCCCCGCGCAACTTCTGGCGGGCAAGGCCACCCTGGGCGACGCCGGACGGGGCGCCCTGGTCCTGACCGCGTGGCTGGTCGTCTTCTGGAGCCTGCGCCTGCTGGTGTGGCGGCGGGGCCTGCGGAAGTACGGGGCGGTGGGGGCGTGA
- a CDS encoding ABC transporter permease, with product MTRRKMGTLFAVHFAEMTEYRAEIMIWMLSSTLSLVMMLVWMAQAAAAPGGQIRGYGPQEFAGYFLATWVVSQLLVVWVAWDLDLDIRQGTLSPKLLRPLDPLWLRYMDHLAGRIVRLPALLALAALFAWITGARFATDPAAYLASLGLAFLGFNTRFLWEYVIGLLAFWTESSTSFQEVVWLVYAALGGMFAPLAFYPEWVQRVAVWTPFPYMLGLPAQLLAGQATLADAGRGALVLALWLAVFWALRLVVWRRGLRQYGAVGA from the coding sequence ATGACCCGCCGCAAGATGGGCACCCTCTTCGCCGTCCACTTCGCCGAGATGACCGAGTACCGGGCGGAGATCATGATCTGGATGCTGTCGAGCACCCTCAGCCTCGTGATGATGCTGGTGTGGATGGCGCAGGCCGCCGCCGCGCCGGGCGGGCAGATTCGCGGGTACGGCCCGCAGGAGTTCGCCGGGTACTTCCTCGCCACCTGGGTCGTGTCGCAACTCCTCGTCGTCTGGGTCGCCTGGGACCTCGACCTCGACATCCGGCAGGGGACCCTCTCGCCCAAATTGCTGCGGCCCCTCGATCCGCTGTGGCTGCGGTACATGGACCACCTCGCGGGCCGGATCGTGCGGCTCCCCGCCCTGCTCGCCCTCGCGGCCCTCTTCGCCTGGATCACGGGCGCGCGCTTCGCCACCGACCCCGCCGCCTACCTCGCCTCTCTCGGCCTCGCCTTCCTGGGGTTCAACACCCGCTTCCTGTGGGAGTACGTGATCGGCCTGCTCGCCTTCTGGACCGAATCGAGCACGAGCTTTCAGGAGGTCGTGTGGCTCGTGTACGCCGCGCTCGGCGGCATGTTCGCGCCGCTGGCGTTCTACCCGGAGTGGGTGCAGCGGGTGGCGGTGTGGACGCCCTTCCCCTACATGCTCGGCCTGCCCGCGCAACTCCTGGCGGGCCAGGCCACCCTCGCCGACGCGGGGCGCGGGGCCCTCGTGCTCGCCCTCTGGCTGGCCGTCTTCTGGGCCCTGCGGCTCGTCGTGTGGCGGCGGGGGTTGAGGCAGTACGGGGCGGTGGGAGCGTGA
- a CDS encoding ABC transporter ATP-binding protein, with the protein MTTPTPDAAVHVRDLRKSYTVHDKEPGFLGSLRSFVRRQSRQVEAVRGVSFDLSPGEVVGFLGPNGAGKTTTLKMLSGLLHPSSGVARVAGFEPRRRETDFLKRITLVMGQKQQLIWDLPALDSFLVNQAIYEIPDAQYRATMAEFTEVLGLEGILKKQVRKLSLGERMKCELAAALLHRPQVLFLDEPTIGLDVNMQEAVRAFIRDYNGRYGATVILTSHYMADVTALARRILVIDRGELVFDGDLAHLAAQGSAGKTVRLQLRHPVTEAHLTRYGSDVRVDGLSAELTVPRAEVSARAARLLADLDVADLTVEDPPIEQVMGELFGRGREVERV; encoded by the coding sequence ATGACCACACCCACACCGGACGCCGCCGTGCACGTCCGCGACCTGCGCAAGAGCTACACGGTCCACGACAAGGAGCCGGGCTTCCTGGGCAGCCTGCGTTCCTTCGTTCGCCGCCAGTCCCGGCAGGTCGAGGCCGTGCGCGGCGTGTCCTTTGACCTCTCTCCGGGCGAGGTGGTCGGCTTCCTGGGACCCAACGGGGCGGGCAAGACGACCACCCTCAAGATGCTCTCGGGCCTGCTGCACCCTTCATCCGGCGTGGCGCGGGTGGCGGGCTTCGAGCCCCGGCGCCGCGAGACCGACTTTCTCAAGCGCATCACCCTGGTGATGGGGCAAAAGCAGCAGCTCATCTGGGACCTCCCGGCCCTCGACTCCTTTCTCGTCAACCAGGCGATCTACGAGATTCCCGACGCCCAGTACCGGGCGACGATGGCCGAATTCACCGAGGTCCTCGGGCTGGAGGGCATCCTGAAAAAGCAGGTCCGCAAGCTCTCCCTGGGCGAGCGGATGAAGTGCGAACTCGCCGCCGCGCTGCTCCACCGCCCGCAGGTCCTCTTTCTCGACGAGCCCACCATCGGCCTCGACGTGAACATGCAGGAGGCGGTGCGCGCCTTTATCCGCGACTACAACGGGCGGTACGGGGCCACCGTGATCCTCACGAGCCACTACATGGCCGACGTGACGGCCCTCGCCCGCCGCATCCTCGTGATCGACCGGGGCGAACTCGTCTTCGACGGCGACCTCGCCCACCTCGCCGCGCAGGGCAGCGCGGGCAAGACCGTGAGGCTGCAACTGCGCCACCCCGTGACGGAAGCCCACCTCACCCGCTACGGCTCGGACGTGCGCGTGGACGGCCTGAGCGCCGAACTCACCGTCCCCCGCGCCGAGGTGAGTGCCCGGGCCGCCCGGCTGCTCGCCGACCTCGACGTGGCCGACCTGACGGTGGAGGACCCGCCCATCGAGCAGGTCATGGGGGAGCTGTTCGGGCGGGGGCGGGAGGTCGAGCGTGTGTAG
- a CDS encoding spermidine synthase: MIPWKPLGRAPIPGTGQSLCLYRRGELPEFSIQISGYVSELMNSRQHASEDALAHLACAAVAGRAQPQVLVGGLGMGFTLAAALGTLGPAGVVTVAELVPEVVEWNKGPLGECAGYPLNDPRTRVHLGDVAELLRRGQGAYDAVLLDVDNGPEGMTHHGNDWLYSPQGLAAARRTLRPGGVLAVWSATPEPRFTTRLNRAGFRVEVHTVRARPGKGAHHTIWLAHAGTGRDRTADGTRGRPAGARTGNA; the protein is encoded by the coding sequence GTGATTCCCTGGAAGCCCCTGGGCCGCGCGCCCATTCCCGGCACCGGGCAGTCGCTGTGCCTGTACCGCCGGGGCGAGCTGCCCGAATTCTCCATCCAGATTTCCGGGTACGTCAGCGAACTGATGAACAGCCGCCAGCACGCCTCGGAGGACGCGCTGGCCCACCTCGCCTGCGCGGCCGTCGCGGGGCGGGCGCAGCCGCAGGTGCTGGTGGGCGGCCTGGGCATGGGCTTCACGCTGGCCGCCGCCCTGGGGACGCTGGGCCCGGCGGGGGTGGTCACGGTCGCCGAACTCGTGCCGGAGGTCGTGGAGTGGAACAAAGGACCGCTGGGCGAGTGCGCGGGCTACCCGCTGAACGACCCGCGCACCCGCGTCCACCTCGGCGACGTGGCCGAGCTGCTGCGGCGGGGGCAGGGGGCCTACGACGCCGTGCTGCTCGACGTGGACAACGGCCCCGAGGGCATGACCCACCACGGGAATGACTGGCTGTACTCGCCGCAGGGGCTGGCCGCCGCGCGGCGCACGCTGCGGCCCGGCGGCGTGCTGGCGGTCTGGTCGGCGACGCCGGAGCCCCGCTTCACCACCCGCCTGAACCGGGCGGGCTTCCGGGTCGAGGTCCACACCGTCCGCGCCCGCCCCGGCAAGGGCGCCCACCACACCATCTGGCTGGCGCACGCGGGGACGGGACGGGACCGGACAGCGGACGGGACCAGGGGCCGCCCGGCTGGAGCCCGGACCGGGAACGCCTGA
- a CDS encoding chromate transporter, giving the protein MTRAHPAAPEDDPPATLSPTPLALARMFVGVALSGIGGGLPAHTRRALTTRGWMTDEDFAETFTLAQLTPGPNAVNLAAMVGARLGGRAGAAASTVGVLTPGLLAMLAVSAVTLGLPGGLPPTLQSALHGAACAALAVLLTAALPVVRVGWGVRGGPVVTVLAFLALGVWRLDLLPVLLVLVGAGLLLHRPRGGGQP; this is encoded by the coding sequence ATGACCCGCGCCCACCCCGCCGCGCCGGAGGACGACCCGCCCGCCACCCTCTCCCCCACCCCGCTCGCGCTGGCCCGGATGTTCGTGGGGGTGGCGCTCTCCGGCATCGGCGGGGGGCTGCCCGCCCACACCCGCCGGGCGCTGACGACGCGGGGCTGGATGACGGACGAGGACTTCGCGGAGACCTTTACCCTCGCGCAGCTCACGCCGGGGCCGAACGCCGTGAACCTCGCCGCGATGGTGGGGGCGCGCCTCGGCGGGCGGGCGGGGGCGGCGGCCTCGACGGTGGGGGTGCTGACCCCCGGCCTCCTCGCCATGCTGGCCGTGAGCGCGGTGACGCTGGGGCTGCCCGGCGGGCTGCCGCCGACCCTGCAAAGCGCCCTGCACGGGGCGGCCTGCGCGGCGCTCGCGGTGCTGCTCACGGCGGCGCTCCCCGTCGTGCGGGTGGGGTGGGGCGTGCGGGGCGGTCCGGTGGTCACGGTGCTCGCCTTCCTGGCGCTGGGGGTGTGGCGGCTCGACCTCCTGCCCGTGTTGCTCGTGCTCGTGGGGGCGGGGCTGCTGCTGCACCGTCCACGGGGAGGCGGGCAACCATGA